One Triticum dicoccoides isolate Atlit2015 ecotype Zavitan chromosome 5B, WEW_v2.0, whole genome shotgun sequence genomic window carries:
- the LOC119311960 gene encoding heterogeneous nuclear ribonucleoprotein 1-like: protein MALETRKLYVGGLPPSAQQEELQEHFSRYGEVLRVRVVRDWETGQCRGFAFVEFADDEGPRAALQEKEKANHVFGDRTVDVKRARTRPMRYQNEQSFYQYALNQSPIQSPVHNQWYTQSSSNNSHAGNGHRTCDPNKVFVGGLRGNVTKEHLQSYFEKFGRITDVVVIREGASQRSRGFGFITFDSEEAMVNVLESKFHDLNGTKVETKRAIPKGHSYYQDRLQYNPMIWNGNNPPIGFAGAYPPHMQHIVNNHYVMPMPQYMCLPEYVYMMNGGVPLTRQGSLNTGYGTQIGYGYDHVNTNRFGAQLGEAKSDNKLIEDITEQQVDLPATRQETLGMDDQATVTTL, encoded by the exons ATGGCGCTGGAGACGCGGAAGCTCTACGTCGGCGGCCTCCCGCCGTCGGCGCAGCAGGAAGAACTCCAGGAGCACTTCAGCCGCTACGGCGAGGTGCTGCGCGTCCGTGTCGTCCGCGACTGGGAGACGGGCCAGTGCCGCGGCTTCGCGTTCGTCGAGTTTGCCGACGACGAGGGCCCGCGCGCCGCGCTTCAGGAGAAGGAGAAGGCCAACCATGTCTTCGGCGACCGCACG GTGGATGTTAAACGAGCTCGGACCAGGCCAATGCGATACCAAAATGAGCAATCATTCTACCAATACGCTTTAAATCAGAGCCCAATTCAGAGCCCAGTTCACAACCAGTGGTACACTCAGTCTTCTAGTAACAACTCACATGCTGGTAATGGTCATAGAACTTGTGATCCAAACAAGGTCTTTGTTGGTGGGCTACGAGGTAATGTTACCAAGGAGCACCTCCAGAGCTATTTTGAGAAGTTTGGTAGAATAACAGATGTTGTTGTGATACGTGAGGGGGCTAGTCAGAGATCAAGAGGCTTTGGTTTCATTACATTTGATTCAGAGGAGGCTATGGTAAATGTCTTGGAGAGTAAATTCCATGACTTGAACGGTACAAAGGTTGAAACTAAGAGAGCTATTCCCAAGGGTCATAGCTACTACCAGGATAGGCTACAATATAATCCTATGATATGGAATGGCAACAATCCTCCCATTGGCTTTGCTGGAGCATACCCACCTCACATGCAGCATATTGTTAATAATCATTATGTGATGCCTATGCCACAATACATGTGCTTACCAGAGTATGTCTACATGATGAATGGAGGAGTCCCCTTGACAAGGCAAGGTTCACTCAATACAGGCTACGGAACACAAATTGGATATGGTTATGATCATGTGAATACAAATCGTTTTGGTGCTCAACTTGGGGAAGCTAAAAGTGATAACAAATTGATTGAAGACATAACAGAGCAACAAGTGGACCTACCAGCTACCAGGCAAGAAACTTTGGGCATGGA TGACCAGGCTACTGTTACAACATTGTAA